The DNA region GAGAGAGAGGGATTCGAACCCTCGGTACCCGTTAGGGTACACACGCTTTCCAGGCGTGCACCTTCAGCCGCTCGGTCATCTCTCCGCAGTCTGCAAATAGAAAATGAAATGCTGTCTTGCACCGCAATTTTGAAATGCTATTTGGTACAAGACCCATCACTTACTGTCAACCTCTTTCTGCTGCTTCTTTCTGCTTTGCAACCAGGGTTATTTAGTCTGACGGCAAACCCAAAGATGATTCTGCCTGTATTGAGGATTAACTTGCAATTTCCTGTTTGATAACTTCAGCATTAGTTGATGCCTTGCCACGGCTTATAAAAAGAGCATGATACCAGCACTGGAAAATGGGCTGAATGAATAATATCGCGGACTTTGGCGCCGATGTAACCAAGCCCGATTTTATAATGCAGTCGCTAAAGTGAATGTAAACTTAGCGCCAGCCCCATGCTGTGATTCCACCCAGATCGTTCCGCCATGCGCCCGAATAATTTCTTTGCTGATAGATAAGCCAAGGCCAGAGCCACCCGGTTCATAACCCTCAATTTGAGTGAATTTTTGAAAAATTTTTGACTGATAGAACTCTGGAATGCCGGGGCCGTTATCCATCACCGAAATATAGACAAATTTTTCCGAAAATTTTACATAAATACCGATCCTTCCGGTGTTTTTCGGAACATATCGCAATGCGTTGGATACCAGGTTTGTCAATACCCAGGTGATTTTATCGGCGTCGGCGCGGACTTGGGGAATATCATCAGGAATTTTAACCTCGAGTTCCACCCTTTTGTTTTCAAAATGGGCCTGAAGCGAATTTTTAACATGGTCAATTGGAGAGTGAATGGATATTGGCGCCAGCTCCATTTCAATCTGTCCGGATTCGATCTTGGAGAGATCAAGTAAATCATTAACCATTGATTTTAAACGCTTGAGCTCATCATTTGCGCCTTGCAACAGATCGCGTTCCCGGGTGTCCAATTTATCTGACGTATTGTCCAGCAACAAGCCAAGGCTCATGCCCATGCTGCCTAACGGGGTGCGAAGTTCATGGGAAGCAGCCATCACAAACTCGGTTTTTAACCGTTCGAGTTCCTTAAACCAGGTGATGTCCTTTAGCATCATCACGATACCGGTCACAGCATTTGTGTCGTCAACGATCGGGGTCATCGAGCAGGAATAATGTTTTTTCCCACCTGAATTTTCAATTGCTATGATACTTTCTTCTTCATCTGCCTCAGGTGCTTCCCCGGTTTCAGCAATTGTCTGCAGGCGCTGACAAATCTTTTCATCCGGTATGATTTCGCTGCAGGATTTGGATAAACATTTCTCCGATGGTTTTCGAAGAATATCACAGGCCGCCGGATTGATATCTGTGGATTTAAGCGCATGATCAAATACAATTAACCCATCTCCGATATTTTTCAGGATGGCCTCCCCTTTTTGTTTTTCGGCAATAATGCGGCCGACATTGAGCTGATTGTATTCTTCCAGTTTGGCGGCCATTTGATTGAATTCCGTTGCCAGTCTCCCAAGTTCATCGTTGCTTTTTGCGGGCACGGAAACGGCATAGTTACCATTGGTGATTTGTTTGGCCGCTGTCATCAAATGATTAAGCGGTTCGGTGATCCGCCGCGAAATTATTAGACTGAAAATCACGACAGCCAGGAGCCCGGCGGCTGCCACAGCGGCGGTAGACCACACAGCCCGGTCAGCCATTCGATTGGTATGAAGGTTGTTTTCATACATGATGTCTTCATTGGTATCACTTAATTGGATACATTTATCACGTATCTGATCCGCTACCGGGGCAATGGCTTCCTGGTACAGTTTTTTTCTGGTTTCAAAGGATTGATCTGTGTGATTTGCCAGTTCAATGAATTGTGAAAAGTTATGAACGTAATCCGAATAACGAGCCTCAATAGCCTTTAAAAGCTTTGACTCCCCGGGAACATAAACATTATCCTTGGCGCGGGTCAGCGATTTTAAAAAAGCCACTTCGTTTTTCCGGAACTGTTGTAGGCCAATTTCCCTTGAACCCAAAAAAGCCATCAACACCGCGTTTTCCTGGCGCTCAAGGGCCTCGATCATACTCTCTGCTGCAAGAATGCTTTTGTGATTTTCATGAAGCATGACATCGCTGGTCTGGCTGATGGCAATGATATGTCCAACCGACCACGCTATGACCAGACCCAGCAAAATAACGGCAACACCATAACCGATGAAAATTTTTTTTTGTAAAGTCATTGGTGTGTTACTTTAAGATCGGTTTATTTTTGTCTCTTAAGTAAAAGTTCAAATCGGCTCGCGGGGTTCATGAGCCGATTTGAACCTATTGATGGTGGCAGGTTACTTGGTTAATGTGACAACAACCAGACCCCGCCGGGGTCG from Desulfobacterales bacterium includes:
- a CDS encoding ATP-binding protein, which translates into the protein MTLQKKIFIGYGVAVILLGLVIAWSVGHIIAISQTSDVMLHENHKSILAAESMIEALERQENAVLMAFLGSREIGLQQFRKNEVAFLKSLTRAKDNVYVPGESKLLKAIEARYSDYVHNFSQFIELANHTDQSFETRKKLYQEAIAPVADQIRDKCIQLSDTNEDIMYENNLHTNRMADRAVWSTAAVAAAGLLAVVIFSLIISRRITEPLNHLMTAAKQITNGNYAVSVPAKSNDELGRLATEFNQMAAKLEEYNQLNVGRIIAEKQKGEAILKNIGDGLIVFDHALKSTDINPAACDILRKPSEKCLSKSCSEIIPDEKICQRLQTIAETGEAPEADEEESIIAIENSGGKKHYSCSMTPIVDDTNAVTGIVMMLKDITWFKELERLKTEFVMAASHELRTPLGSMGMSLGLLLDNTSDKLDTRERDLLQGANDELKRLKSMVNDLLDLSKIESGQIEMELAPISIHSPIDHVKNSLQAHFENKRVELEVKIPDDIPQVRADADKITWVLTNLVSNALRYVPKNTGRIGIYVKFSEKFVYISVMDNGPGIPEFYQSKIFQKFTQIEGYEPGGSGLGLSISKEIIRAHGGTIWVESQHGAGAKFTFTLATAL